Proteins encoded in a region of the Methanofollis tationis genome:
- a CDS encoding Fic family protein yields MKPENIDEALLPGDDQSIEFLPECQDLEVVGSVVCGFLNTSGGSLVCGVNGRGDIIGIDDADTVAKNLEQGLLHGVSPGALVSVQVHPVGEKRVLIVEVPAGKDLPYAFEHVIYIRDGQTTKKADIDTIRDMVLRKQVEPERWERRFSSADMKEDMDEDEVRSTVNAVTERARLQFRESKNPIRVLEDLGVCRYGRLTNGGDVLFGANPAMRYPQVRVRAACFTTNRADDTYRDLKSYEGPLVPVLEEVYRFIQRNTPTISRFDRESLNRQDEPLYPIAAIREGLVNAFVHRDYSDFSGGISIHIYPDRLEIRNAGRFPEGVTPDNLMSGHISVLRNPDIAHVLYLRGLMEMIGRGSVMIRKACDERGLPPPKWSEDDRGVTLTFYAPEVTPEVTPEVTPEVTPEVTPEVRKMLGVLEGEMSRQDLQDALGLKDKEHFRKAYLLPSLRENLIEMTLPDKPQSSKQKYRLTGKGRTLSEKF; encoded by the coding sequence ATGAAACCGGAGAATATAGATGAGGCTCTGCTGCCTGGAGATGACCAGAGCATTGAATTTCTGCCGGAGTGCCAGGATCTTGAGGTCGTCGGTTCTGTGGTCTGCGGTTTTCTCAATACGTCCGGTGGCTCTCTCGTCTGTGGTGTGAATGGCAGGGGGGATATCATCGGCATCGACGACGCCGATACTGTAGCGAAGAATCTCGAACAAGGACTGCTCCACGGTGTTTCTCCTGGGGCACTGGTATCTGTTCAGGTCCATCCGGTCGGAGAAAAGAGGGTGCTGATCGTCGAGGTGCCGGCCGGCAAAGATCTACCGTACGCCTTTGAGCATGTGATCTATATCCGTGACGGTCAGACCACAAAAAAAGCCGATATCGATACGATCCGCGATATGGTGCTCCGGAAACAGGTGGAACCCGAACGATGGGAGCGCCGTTTTTCTTCTGCAGACATGAAGGAGGATATGGATGAAGATGAAGTCCGCTCCACCGTGAATGCAGTGACCGAAAGGGCCAGGCTCCAGTTTAGAGAGAGCAAAAATCCGATCAGGGTTCTTGAAGACCTCGGAGTGTGTCGCTATGGGCGCCTGACCAATGGCGGCGATGTCCTTTTTGGAGCCAATCCAGCCATGCGTTATCCGCAGGTACGGGTCCGTGCTGCCTGTTTTACGACAAACAGGGCAGATGACACGTACCGGGATCTGAAATCCTATGAAGGCCCACTGGTACCGGTTTTAGAGGAAGTTTACCGTTTTATTCAACGAAATACACCCACAATCTCACGTTTTGACAGGGAGAGCCTGAACCGGCAGGACGAGCCTCTCTACCCTATAGCCGCGATCAGGGAAGGGTTGGTAAATGCGTTTGTCCACCGGGATTACAGCGATTTTTCCGGGGGGATTAGCATTCACATCTATCCGGACCGTCTGGAGATCAGGAACGCCGGCAGGTTTCCTGAAGGTGTGACGCCCGATAACCTCATGTCCGGGCATATCTCGGTGCTGCGCAATCCGGACATTGCCCATGTGCTTTATCTGCGAGGATTAATGGAGATGATAGGCCGTGGCAGTGTGATGATCAGGAAGGCCTGTGACGAACGCGGTTTACCTCCGCCGAAGTGGTCGGAAGACGATCGTGGTGTCACATTAACCTTCTATGCCCCGGAAGTCACCCCGGAAGTCACCCCGGAAGTCACCCCGGAAGTCACCCCGGAAGTCACCCCGGAAGTCAGAAAGATGCTCGGTGTCCTTGAGGGAGAAATGTCGCGGCAGGATCTTCAGGACGCTCTCGGTCTGAAGGACAAAGAACACTTCAGGAAAGCCTATCTGCTGCCGTCCCTCCGGGAAAACCTGATCGAAATGACGCTCCCCGATAAACCACAGAGCAGCAAGCAAAAATATCGGCTCACAGGAAAAGGACGCACCCTGTCAGAAAAGTTTTGA
- a CDS encoding tyrosine-type recombinase/integrase: MAKGVRTGTSFHKSDATYLRNTQEMIARKTHNGEITPQDAGLLREYLAEITAESGISAVRQYKIAIQIVGLRRFLPPFAGATAGDLYTAVNKIRAATGEDSAPLFKQNTVSDMVRFLRRFYLWMIENGYSAIPEAKVKKIKPPAYQRMTKTAEELLTEDEIRAMLEAARTPKDRALLATLYESGCRIGELGTLTWGQVKFTNWNVTLNVDGKTQKPRYVPLVIARPYLAAWKAAYPKKITPEAHVFLTATTQQPLQYAGVVKQFRVIAQRAGVKKHINPHLFRHSRITHLIQQGMPESVIKLMMWGSLNTGMFQTYAHLTNRDIDTAMAKLTGVTTEEEERSVALEAKQCPRCHSVNGPTYHFCATCGLALDQDAEIELRGAQEATDEYYIKKILTNPAMLEKLTRTLQNITEASGSTRT, from the coding sequence CCATAAGTCTGATGCAACCTATCTCAGGAACACCCAGGAGATGATTGCACGGAAGACACATAACGGCGAGATTACACCGCAGGATGCGGGTCTTCTCAGGGAGTATCTCGCCGAGATCACCGCCGAGAGCGGAATAAGCGCCGTACGCCAGTACAAGATCGCCATCCAGATCGTCGGTCTCCGCCGTTTCCTCCCACCGTTTGCCGGGGCGACCGCTGGCGACCTGTATACCGCCGTCAACAAGATCAGGGCCGCCACCGGAGAAGACAGTGCACCCCTCTTCAAGCAGAACACGGTCTCCGATATGGTCCGGTTTCTCCGCCGTTTTTATCTCTGGATGATCGAGAACGGCTATAGCGCCATTCCTGAAGCGAAGGTGAAGAAGATCAAACCGCCGGCCTATCAGCGGATGACCAAGACCGCCGAGGAACTCCTGACCGAGGACGAGATCAGGGCAATGCTTGAGGCGGCCCGCACCCCGAAAGACCGGGCGCTGCTTGCCACCCTCTATGAGTCGGGCTGCCGGATCGGCGAACTCGGCACGCTCACCTGGGGACAGGTGAAGTTCACCAACTGGAATGTCACCCTGAATGTGGACGGCAAGACCCAGAAACCGCGATATGTCCCTCTTGTCATTGCCCGCCCGTATCTTGCCGCATGGAAGGCAGCGTATCCGAAGAAAATTACCCCGGAAGCACACGTCTTCCTGACCGCAACCACCCAGCAGCCCCTGCAATATGCAGGCGTTGTCAAGCAGTTCAGGGTCATCGCACAACGGGCCGGGGTCAAGAAGCATATCAATCCCCATCTCTTCAGACATTCCAGGATCACGCACCTGATCCAGCAGGGGATGCCTGAGTCGGTGATCAAACTGATGATGTGGGGGAGTCTCAACACCGGTATGTTCCAGACCTATGCCCATCTCACCAACCGGGATATCGACACGGCCATGGCCAAGCTCACCGGTGTGACGACCGAGGAGGAAGAGAGGAGCGTGGCTCTGGAGGCCAAACAGTGCCCGCGGTGCCACTCGGTAAACGGCCCGACCTATCACTTCTGTGCGACCTGCGGACTTGCGCTGGACCAGGACGCAGAGATTGAACTGAGGGGGGCACAGGAGGCCACCGACGAGTATTATATCAAAAAGATCCTGACCAATCCTGCCATGCTCGAAAAACTGACCAGAACCTTGCAGAATATTACAGAGGCATCGGGGTCGACGAGGACCTGA